The DNA window GTGCACACCCTCTCCTGCCATGCGCTGGCCACCTTCGGCAGCGAGGAGCTGAAGCAGCGCCTGCTGCCGGGGATGCTCGGCGGCGACCAGCTCGGCGCGTACTGCCTCTCCGAGCCCCAGTCCGGCTCGGACGCCGCAGCGCTGCGCACCAGCGCCGTCCGCGACGGTGACGCCTACACCGTCAACGGCACCAAGGCGTGGATCACCCACGGCGGGGTCGCCGACTTCTACAGCGCCATGGTCCGCACCGGGCAGGAGGGCGCGGGCGGCATCAGCGCCCTGCTGGTCGCGGGGGACACGCCCGGCGTCTCGGCAGCGCCGCCGGAGCGCAAGATGGGCATGAAGAGCTCGCCGACCGCGCAGATCCACTTCGACGGGGCGCGGGTGCCCGCCGACCGGCTGATCGGCGAGGAGGGGCAGGGCTTCGCGATAGCCCTCTCCGCGCTGGACTCCGGGCGTCTCGGCATCGCCGCCTGCGCGACCGGTGTCGCCCAGGCGGCCCTGGACCACGCGGTGGAGTACGCCCGCACCCGCCGGCAGTTCGGCCGCCCCATCGCCGACTTCCAGGGGCTCTCGTTCATGCTGGCCGACATGGCGACCCAGATCGAGGCCGGCCGCGCC is part of the Peterkaempfera bronchialis genome and encodes:
- a CDS encoding acyl-CoA dehydrogenase family protein, coding for MSISPTKPVERQLPTEEARDLLTLTRELVERELLPRAAADEAEGRFPRDVFRTLGSAGLLGLPYPERHGGGEQPYEVYLQVLEELAAGWLAVGLGVSVHTLSCHALATFGSEELKQRLLPGMLGGDQLGAYCLSEPQSGSDAAALRTSAVRDGDAYTVNGTKAWITHGGVADFYSAMVRTGQEGAGGISALLVAGDTPGVSAAPPERKMGMKSSPTAQIHFDGARVPADRLIGEEGQGFAIALSALDSGRLGIAACATGVAQAALDHAVEYARTRRQFGRPIADFQGLSFMLADMATQIEAGRALYLAAARRRDAGLSFTKEAAMAKLFCTDAAMRVATDAVQVLGGYGYTQDYPVERYMREAKVLQIVEGTNQIQRMVIGRRLTGGNGR